One part of the Streptomyces nigra genome encodes these proteins:
- a CDS encoding ABC transporter ATP-binding protein produces MTKANPAIEVSGLHKSFGKTHALDGLDLDVETGEVHGFLGPNGAGKSTTIRVLLGLLRADSGGARVLGRDPWTDAVEVHRRIAYVPGDVTLWRNLSGGEVIDLYGRLRGGLDSRRRADLIERFELDPTKKGRTYSKGNRQKVALVAAFASDVDLLILDEPTSGLDPLMEEVFQHCVEEERDRGRTILLSSHILSEVEELCDRVSIIRKGRTVESGSLADLRHLTRTSVTADLAGPPNGLSHLPGVHDLDVRGHRVRLQVDTDKLDAVLRSLSESGVRSLTSTPPTLEELFLRHYQADTDEVAAR; encoded by the coding sequence ATGACGAAGGCAAACCCCGCCATTGAGGTATCCGGACTGCACAAGTCGTTCGGCAAGACGCACGCCCTGGACGGCCTCGACCTGGACGTCGAGACGGGCGAGGTCCACGGCTTCCTCGGCCCGAACGGCGCCGGAAAGTCCACCACCATCCGCGTCCTGCTCGGCCTGCTGCGGGCCGACTCCGGCGGCGCCCGGGTGCTCGGCCGCGACCCCTGGACGGACGCGGTGGAGGTGCACCGCCGGATCGCCTACGTGCCGGGGGACGTGACGCTGTGGCGGAACCTGTCGGGCGGTGAGGTCATCGATCTCTACGGCCGGCTGCGCGGCGGGCTGGACTCCCGGCGCCGCGCCGACCTGATCGAACGGTTCGAGCTGGACCCGACGAAGAAGGGCCGCACCTACTCCAAGGGCAACCGGCAGAAGGTCGCCCTCGTCGCCGCGTTCGCCTCGGACGTGGACCTGCTGATCCTCGACGAGCCGACCTCGGGCCTGGACCCGCTGATGGAGGAGGTCTTCCAGCACTGCGTGGAGGAGGAGCGCGACCGCGGCCGGACGATCCTGCTGTCCTCGCACATCCTCAGCGAGGTCGAGGAGCTCTGCGACCGGGTCAGCATCATCCGCAAGGGCCGCACCGTCGAGAGCGGTTCCCTCGCCGACCTGCGCCATCTGACACGCACGAGCGTCACCGCCGACCTGGCCGGTCCGCCCAACGGGCTGTCGCATCTGCCCGGCGTCCACGACCTCGACGTCCGGGGTCACCGCGTCCGGCTCCAGGTCGACACCGACAAGCTCGACGCCGTCCTGCGCTCGCTCAGCGAGTCCGGCGTACGGTCGCTGACCTCGACGCCGCCGACCCTGGAGGAGCTGTTCCTGCGGCACTACCAGGCCGACACGGACGAGGTGGCCGCCCGATGA
- a CDS encoding GbsR/MarR family transcriptional regulator yields the protein MMEPSEAGRDPEAVSKFVEAFAAQLVEAGMQRMAARVFAALLASDSGTMSSAELGEQLQVSPAAISGAVRYLAQVHMVSREREPGSRRERYRVHSDQWYEALTNRDAVLRRWGQTLREGVDSLGPATPGGQRIAETLAFFEYLEGELAHLMERWREHRDKTFGPSAP from the coding sequence ATGATGGAACCGAGCGAGGCGGGGCGGGACCCCGAGGCGGTGTCGAAATTCGTGGAGGCCTTCGCCGCGCAGCTCGTCGAGGCCGGGATGCAGCGCATGGCGGCGCGGGTGTTCGCCGCGCTCCTCGCGTCCGACTCCGGCACCATGAGCTCCGCCGAGCTCGGCGAACAGCTCCAGGTCAGCCCCGCCGCGATCTCCGGCGCCGTGCGCTACCTCGCCCAGGTCCACATGGTCTCCCGCGAGCGCGAACCGGGCTCACGGCGCGAGCGCTACCGGGTGCACAGCGACCAGTGGTACGAGGCGCTGACCAACCGCGACGCCGTCCTCAGGCGCTGGGGCCAGACCCTGCGCGAGGGCGTCGACAGCCTCGGCCCGGCGACCCCGGGCGGGCAGCGCATCGCCGAGACACTGGCCTTCTTCGAGTACCTGGAGGGCGAGCTCGCCCACCTGATGGAACGCTGGCGCGAACACCGCGACAAGACCTTCGGCCCGAGCGCCCCGTAG